A genomic region of Gemmata massiliana contains the following coding sequences:
- a CDS encoding GH39 family glycosyl hydrolase encodes MDRRTFLASAPGALIAARYALPDHGPDIVFDGRSPGDPIRALHGVNGGPLAAGGLLDLSDRWKDAAFPLARLHDSHWPNPDVVDVHAVFPDPGADPAKPESYDFERTDEYVKAVHDCGAEIVYRLGESIEHQKAKRHARPPKDFGKWAAVCAGIVRHYTRGWAKGLKLPIKYWEIWNEPDNRPNCWTGTDAEYLRLYATAAVALRKEFPEIKIGGPGLGNSGDLKGDALAPTAFLKALLARCKKDEAPLDFLSWHCYTADPSELVRRAKGVRALLDGAGFRATESHLNEWNFLPDGDWSGLTAKDASAREKWYARVNSAEGAAFTVASLIALQDAPVNVANYFTAEASGMGLFSPHGVPSRAFGAFLAFKELCGLKRLPGKSLAGVAALAGAGERVNVLLARTSGMGGVVRLAIAPAPWNGATRYEVWALTPKQDFTKVGGGQSDECEVTVDHPAQAVCLVKMWRSKT; translated from the coding sequence GTGGACCGACGCACGTTCCTCGCCTCCGCTCCCGGCGCATTAATCGCGGCCCGGTACGCGCTCCCGGATCACGGCCCGGACATCGTGTTCGACGGCCGTTCGCCGGGCGACCCGATCCGCGCGCTCCACGGGGTGAACGGCGGCCCGCTCGCGGCGGGCGGGCTACTCGACCTCTCGGACCGGTGGAAGGACGCGGCGTTCCCGTTGGCCCGACTGCACGACAGCCACTGGCCCAATCCGGACGTGGTGGACGTCCACGCGGTGTTCCCCGATCCGGGCGCCGACCCGGCCAAGCCCGAGAGCTACGACTTCGAGCGAACCGACGAGTACGTGAAGGCGGTCCACGATTGCGGCGCCGAGATCGTGTACCGCTTGGGCGAGAGCATCGAGCACCAGAAAGCGAAGCGCCACGCGCGCCCGCCGAAGGATTTCGGGAAGTGGGCCGCGGTGTGCGCGGGGATCGTCCGGCACTACACGCGGGGCTGGGCCAAGGGGCTCAAGTTGCCCATCAAGTACTGGGAGATCTGGAACGAACCGGACAACCGCCCGAACTGTTGGACTGGAACGGATGCCGAGTACCTGCGCCTGTACGCGACGGCCGCCGTGGCCCTGCGGAAGGAGTTCCCGGAGATCAAGATCGGCGGCCCGGGGTTGGGGAACTCCGGCGACCTCAAAGGTGACGCACTCGCCCCGACCGCGTTCCTGAAGGCACTCCTGGCCCGGTGCAAGAAGGACGAGGCCCCGCTCGACTTCCTCTCGTGGCACTGCTACACCGCCGACCCGTCCGAACTGGTCCGCCGGGCGAAAGGGGTACGGGCGCTACTCGACGGGGCCGGGTTCCGGGCCACCGAGAGCCACCTGAACGAATGGAACTTCCTTCCGGACGGCGACTGGTCCGGGCTCACGGCGAAGGACGCCTCGGCGCGCGAGAAGTGGTACGCGCGGGTCAACAGCGCGGAAGGGGCCGCGTTCACGGTCGCCTCACTCATCGCCTTACAAGACGCTCCGGTGAACGTGGCGAACTACTTCACCGCCGAGGCCTCGGGGATGGGACTGTTCTCCCCGCACGGGGTACCATCCCGTGCGTTCGGCGCGTTCCTCGCGTTCAAGGAACTGTGCGGTCTCAAGCGACTCCCGGGCAAGTCCCTGGCTGGGGTCGCCGCGCTCGCCGGCGCCGGAGAACGAGTGAACGTACTCCTCGCGCGGACGTCCGGTATGGGTGGAGTGGTCCGGCTCGCCATCGCCCCGGCGCCGTGGAACGGGGCGACACGGTACGAGGTTTGGGCGCTGACCCCGAAACAGGATTTTACCAAGGTGGGTGGTGGGCAGAGCGACGAGTGCGAGGTGACGGTTGATCACCCGGCACAAGCCGTTTGTCTGGTGAAGATGTGGCGGTCGAAAACATGA
- a CDS encoding DNA topoisomerase IB, producing MFHAKARLRLWTDTKPALTRERAGSGFRYRDTDGRVVRCIATLARIRALAIPPAWVNVLICPDANGHLQAVGFDVRGRKQYRYHPAFRAKRDGTKYERVLAFGRALSRIRTRVEYDLRRRGLSRDKVLAVVVKLLDRTHLRVGNAEYVRANQSFGLSTLLDRHVTFTRGAVRIKFRGKSGVRHDRIVSDAKLARLVRQCRDLPGQDLFQYRAGSGSRPIGSADVNAYIRRAAGAEFTAKDFRTWAGTVKAAMKLAALPKPETKTEAERAVCSVVREVALELGNTPAVCRKSYVHPRVLEAFTGNGFPTTRARGHLSADESRVIRLLGG from the coding sequence GTGTTCCACGCTAAAGCCCGACTGCGTCTCTGGACCGACACCAAACCCGCGCTGACGCGCGAGCGCGCGGGGAGCGGGTTTCGGTATCGCGACACGGACGGGCGGGTAGTACGGTGCATTGCCACACTCGCACGCATTCGGGCACTCGCGATACCGCCCGCGTGGGTGAACGTGCTCATCTGCCCGGACGCGAACGGGCACCTCCAGGCGGTCGGGTTCGACGTGCGCGGGCGCAAGCAATACCGGTATCACCCGGCGTTCCGAGCGAAGCGGGACGGGACCAAGTACGAGCGCGTGCTCGCGTTCGGGCGCGCTCTGTCGCGCATCCGCACGCGCGTCGAGTACGACCTCCGGCGACGCGGGCTCTCGCGCGACAAGGTGCTCGCGGTGGTCGTGAAGCTGCTCGACCGAACGCACCTGCGAGTCGGGAACGCCGAGTACGTGCGCGCGAACCAGTCGTTCGGCCTCAGCACGCTCCTCGACCGCCACGTCACGTTCACCCGCGGCGCGGTGCGCATCAAGTTCCGCGGGAAGAGCGGGGTCCGACACGACCGAATCGTTTCCGACGCGAAGCTCGCGCGCTTGGTCCGGCAGTGCCGTGACCTGCCCGGTCAGGATCTGTTCCAGTACCGCGCCGGGTCCGGGAGCCGGCCCATCGGTTCGGCGGACGTGAACGCCTACATCCGCCGGGCTGCGGGCGCGGAGTTCACCGCCAAAGATTTCCGCACCTGGGCCGGGACCGTGAAGGCCGCGATGAAACTGGCCGCACTACCGAAACCCGAAACCAAAACCGAGGCCGAGCGCGCGGTGTGCAGCGTGGTACGGGAGGTGGCGCTCGAGTTGGGGAACACACCCGCGGTGTGCCGCAAGAGCTACGTTCACCCACGGGTACTGGAAGCGTTCACCGGGAACGGTTTCCCCACGACGCGTGCCCGCGGGCACCTCTCGGCCGACGAATCGCGCGTGATCCGGCTCCTCGGCGGCTGA
- a CDS encoding ABC transporter ATP-binding protein produces the protein MPVKPNPGFARFGAELRELVDTARKTWRMLSRSHRYSLLAAVGIMAVGGGTATALPLLSGRLVDRVATGLQSGEPRSAVLETVTYLLCGIGLLVLVRELLQVLRRFLVENTCTRIERHTTVRVISHLMQADLSDLTHEKIGALHGKIFRSVGGFMRLLRLSFLDFFPAVVIGAFAITTAIWKQPWLGLAMLGVIPVSLALTVWQLVSQKRVRLKLLRVNEEMDGTLVELLGGLDYVRVANAHAHELRRVSKAAEQKRSKELKHHVAMSFFGAGKAIVEGLFHVGVLALAAYLAISGRISFGDILTFSMLYLSAMAPLNEIHRVLDEGHEASLRVLDLQELLSLPVDPSFKTPTHTEPRLDDTVAVVRVEGLRLEYALPDGRPAPALRGIDLTIHPGETIGVAGKSGCGKSTWLKVLMRLLHPRAGRAWLMGVPLEEVSRETISHLIGYVGQNPFIFSGTIEENITYGSPRYLPEDVVRAAKMAHIHDEILAMPDGYKTVVAERGANLSGGQRQRIALARVFLQNPPILVLDEATSALDTISERRVQQAIGTATRDRTVIMVAHRLSTFVDADRIFVFDDGRLVESGPYNELINRDGLFAELVRAAQTGQTEFCSPVPAS, from the coding sequence ATGCCCGTAAAACCGAATCCCGGCTTTGCCCGGTTCGGCGCCGAACTCCGTGAGTTAGTCGACACCGCACGTAAAACGTGGCGGATGCTCTCCCGATCACACCGCTATTCGCTCCTCGCCGCCGTCGGGATCATGGCGGTCGGAGGGGGAACCGCCACCGCTCTACCACTCCTTTCGGGCCGCCTCGTCGACCGGGTCGCGACCGGTCTCCAGTCCGGCGAACCCAGGTCCGCGGTGCTCGAAACTGTTACGTACCTCCTATGCGGGATCGGTCTGCTCGTGCTGGTCCGCGAACTCCTCCAGGTGCTCCGGCGGTTCTTGGTCGAGAACACCTGCACCCGCATCGAGCGCCACACGACCGTAAGGGTCATTTCTCATCTGATGCAAGCGGACCTGTCCGACTTGACCCACGAGAAAATCGGGGCGCTGCACGGGAAGATCTTTCGCTCGGTCGGCGGCTTCATGCGCCTGTTGCGGCTCTCGTTTCTGGACTTCTTCCCGGCCGTTGTGATCGGAGCGTTCGCGATTACCACGGCTATCTGGAAACAGCCGTGGCTCGGATTGGCGATGCTCGGCGTCATCCCCGTTTCGCTCGCGCTGACGGTCTGGCAGCTCGTGTCTCAGAAGCGCGTCCGGCTCAAACTGCTGCGGGTGAACGAGGAGATGGACGGGACACTCGTTGAGTTACTCGGGGGGCTGGACTACGTGCGGGTGGCGAATGCCCACGCCCACGAACTGCGCCGCGTGTCGAAAGCGGCCGAACAAAAGCGCTCGAAGGAACTCAAGCACCACGTCGCGATGTCGTTCTTCGGGGCCGGGAAAGCGATCGTCGAGGGGCTGTTCCACGTCGGTGTGTTGGCGCTCGCGGCCTATCTCGCGATCTCGGGACGGATCAGTTTCGGTGATATCCTGACGTTCTCCATGCTCTATTTGAGCGCGATGGCTCCCCTGAACGAGATCCACCGCGTGCTCGACGAGGGGCACGAGGCGAGCTTGCGCGTGCTGGACCTTCAGGAACTGCTGTCACTACCGGTAGACCCGTCATTCAAAACTCCGACCCACACGGAACCGCGACTGGACGATACCGTCGCGGTGGTTCGAGTGGAAGGGTTGCGATTGGAGTACGCCCTCCCGGACGGGCGCCCCGCGCCGGCGCTACGCGGCATCGACTTGACGATCCACCCGGGCGAAACGATCGGAGTCGCGGGCAAGTCGGGGTGCGGGAAATCGACCTGGCTGAAGGTGCTGATGCGGCTCCTCCACCCGCGCGCCGGGCGGGCGTGGCTGATGGGCGTGCCGCTCGAAGAGGTGTCGCGCGAAACGATCAGCCACTTGATCGGGTACGTGGGTCAGAACCCGTTCATCTTCAGCGGGACGATCGAGGAGAACATCACTTACGGGTCGCCGCGGTACCTCCCGGAAGACGTCGTGCGGGCGGCCAAGATGGCGCACATTCACGACGAGATTCTGGCCATGCCGGACGGGTACAAAACGGTGGTCGCGGAGCGCGGGGCGAACCTGTCCGGGGGCCAGCGCCAGCGGATCGCGCTCGCTCGGGTGTTCCTCCAGAACCCGCCGATCCTGGTCCTCGACGAGGCCACGAGCGCGCTCGACACGATCAGCGAGCGCCGCGTTCAACAGGCGATCGGAACGGCCACGCGGGACCGGACGGTGATCATGGTCGCGCACCGGCTCAGCACGTTCGTGGACGCGGACCGGATCTTCGTGTTCGACGACGGACGGCTCGTGGAGAGCGGCCCGTACAACGAACTCATCAACCGAGACGGACTATTCGCCGAACTTGTCCGGGCGGCCCAAACGGGTCAAACGGAATTCTGCTCACCGGTTCCCGCGAGTTAG